In one Polynucleobacter sp. JS-JIR-5-A7 genomic region, the following are encoded:
- a CDS encoding TetR/AcrR family transcriptional regulator, translating to MAKALDHRVRVAALRREEMQLHLLFSGLTLASTNSIYKLEVEDVIKQAEVSRGSFYNYFPSLPALYDGLAKQLMEEFDGLINVSMPQNFDTTTRLASTMRILMRLVVDFPMLGRFLTQIQWPNQNPDAEIFQNMIRDIHLGIKEGSFTDMPASIGANIAIGSLIGGIHTMLLKRPAKGFEDQVTNQVLIGLGIDAKVASKISQMPLPAKYQLPETGIFGKLVEMGALAKK from the coding sequence ATGGCAAAAGCTTTAGATCACCGAGTAAGGGTTGCAGCACTCCGCCGCGAGGAGATGCAGTTGCACCTCCTGTTTTCCGGACTCACCCTAGCCTCTACGAACTCTATCTATAAACTAGAGGTTGAAGATGTCATTAAGCAAGCCGAAGTCTCAAGAGGTAGTTTTTATAACTACTTTCCATCACTTCCCGCTTTATACGATGGTCTAGCAAAACAGCTCATGGAAGAATTTGATGGCCTAATTAATGTATCGATGCCCCAGAACTTTGATACAACGACACGCTTAGCCTCAACAATGAGAATATTGATGCGCTTGGTAGTCGACTTTCCGATGCTCGGCAGATTTTTAACTCAAATTCAATGGCCGAATCAAAATCCTGACGCAGAGATCTTTCAAAATATGATTCGCGATATTCATCTGGGTATTAAAGAAGGAAGTTTTACCGATATGCCAGCCTCTATCGGTGCCAATATTGCCATTGGTAGCCTGATTGGAGGTATCCACACCATGCTCCTTAAGCGCCCCGCCAAAGGCTTTGAAGATCAAGTTACCAATCAAGTACTAATAGGCTTGGGTATAGATGCAAAAGTGGCCAGCAAAATTTCTCAAATGCCATTGCCTGCTAAATATCAGCTCCCTGAAACCGGCATCTTTGGAAAGTTGGTTGAAATGGGTGCTTTAGCTAAAAAGTAA
- a CDS encoding M23 family metallopeptidase, whose amino-acid sequence MNTRQLSEKRLVIDSKNDYEIKLIELQTRLDEAQRKLDQLDALRFQLLRSNGKLNLSHSQLSDSELLNAQGGPLRPASTAHYLGNTDEQYGVRLDQTLQDTFAMHARLNEIQSSLTRTWDVANSVPSGLPLVASTQPTSGLGYRLDPFTRQIAWHDGTDYPAAFGTPILATAEGKVIRAGWDSEYGNLIELAHKNGVITRYAHAQELLVKLGDDVKKSQVIAKVGSTGRSTGPHVHYEILRNGIVLGQNR is encoded by the coding sequence ATGAATACAAGGCAGCTCTCAGAAAAGCGACTTGTAATCGACTCTAAAAATGATTATGAGATTAAGTTAATTGAATTACAAACCCGTTTAGATGAGGCTCAACGTAAATTAGATCAGCTCGATGCTCTGCGGTTCCAACTCTTGCGTTCAAATGGAAAGCTGAATCTTAGCCATAGTCAGTTAAGTGATTCTGAATTACTTAATGCTCAGGGTGGCCCTCTGAGGCCTGCAAGCACAGCTCATTATCTCGGTAATACAGATGAGCAATATGGCGTTCGTTTAGATCAAACTTTGCAGGATACTTTTGCCATGCATGCCAGATTGAATGAAATTCAGAGCTCATTGACCCGCACTTGGGATGTCGCCAATTCAGTACCTTCAGGATTGCCCTTGGTTGCCTCAACCCAACCCACTAGTGGCTTAGGTTATCGCCTTGACCCTTTTACTCGTCAAATTGCTTGGCATGACGGCACTGATTACCCTGCAGCTTTTGGCACTCCGATTCTGGCGACCGCCGAAGGAAAGGTGATCCGCGCAGGGTGGGATAGTGAGTATGGAAACCTCATTGAGCTTGCCCATAAGAATGGGGTAATCACTCGATACGCTCACGCACAAGAATTATTAGTAAAGCTTGGTGATGATGTGAAGAAATCTCAAGTGATTGCTAAAGTGGGATCGACCGGCAGATCAACCGGCCCCCATGTGCATTACGAGATACTTCGTAATGGGATAGTACTTGGTCAAAATCGTTGA
- the gspF gene encoding type II secretion system inner membrane protein GspF, with the protein MTRYRFEALTYGGRSERGIAEGESARAIRQQLLSKQLVPVSVEPEAKWTKTAFWEHYFSENKPLSRSDLAILTKQFALLVRSGVQIDEALIILSEESSKKNIKATLQSIVNELRAGLSLSGAIATQASSFDSLYQGVVAAAEQSGKMGQVLSQLAEFLEKRQALKQKALAALVYPAMLTGVSFMVILFLMTYVVPQIARVFETTKQVLPLSTRFVLGLSHFLVDWSWLLVIVTVVVIYLAKRMLKRPDLRLRFDTYYLDLPVIGPLFLGFETARFANTMAMLVSANVPILVALQSSKNTLSNHLLKKAIDSTEIGLREGASLSRALGSQGVFSPILIHLIRSGEASGQLAEMLKYGAENAELEAEQKTKIFTSLLEPVLILLMGLLVLGIVMAVMQPILQMNSGIR; encoded by the coding sequence ATGACGCGCTATCGCTTTGAAGCACTCACCTATGGCGGCAGAAGTGAACGCGGAATCGCTGAAGGCGAGAGCGCTCGCGCCATCCGCCAGCAGTTACTGTCAAAACAGCTCGTTCCAGTTAGTGTCGAACCTGAGGCAAAGTGGACAAAAACAGCATTCTGGGAGCACTACTTCTCTGAAAATAAGCCCCTCTCTCGAAGTGACCTGGCTATCTTAACTAAGCAATTTGCATTACTAGTGCGATCAGGGGTTCAGATCGACGAAGCCCTGATCATTTTGTCTGAGGAAAGCTCTAAAAAAAATATCAAAGCTACCCTGCAGTCAATCGTCAATGAATTACGAGCCGGCCTGTCTTTATCTGGCGCAATAGCAACTCAAGCAAGCAGTTTTGATTCTTTATATCAAGGAGTAGTTGCAGCTGCCGAGCAATCTGGAAAAATGGGGCAAGTCCTATCCCAGTTAGCGGAGTTCTTAGAAAAGCGGCAAGCCTTAAAGCAAAAAGCCTTAGCTGCTTTAGTTTACCCAGCCATGTTGACAGGCGTTTCATTCATGGTCATTTTATTTTTAATGACCTATGTTGTGCCTCAGATTGCTAGAGTATTTGAAACTACCAAACAAGTACTCCCCTTATCCACACGCTTTGTATTGGGGCTCTCTCATTTTTTAGTGGATTGGAGTTGGCTGCTCGTCATAGTTACTGTAGTAGTGATTTATCTTGCTAAAAGAATGCTTAAGAGGCCTGATCTTCGTCTGCGCTTTGATACTTACTATTTGGATTTACCTGTTATTGGGCCATTGTTTTTGGGTTTTGAGACTGCTCGGTTTGCCAATACGATGGCAATGCTCGTGAGTGCGAATGTGCCAATATTGGTAGCCTTACAAAGCTCTAAAAATACTTTAAGTAACCATCTCTTGAAAAAAGCAATTGATTCAACTGAGATTGGCCTTCGAGAGGGTGCTAGCCTATCTCGTGCATTGGGCAGTCAAGGGGTATTTTCTCCAATTCTGATTCACCTCATTCGTTCGGGAGAGGCATCTGGCCAGTTAGCTGAAATGCTCAAATACGGCGCAGAGAATGCTGAACTTGAAGCAGAACAAAAAACAAAAATATTCACGAGTTTATTGGAGCCAGTCCTCATCTTATTGATGGGCCTTCTAGTACTAGGAATTGTCATGGCAGTAATGCAGCCAATATTGCAAATGAATTCAGGAATAAGGTAG
- a CDS encoding GspE/PulE family protein, translated as MQRIPFAYSRDHQVLLKRVVANELVGGDAETFTLIHSPATDLSVVHEICRSVGAVTRIEKPSAEVIEMIHAFYAQGDSDASQVLDEVEDAVDLSRLLQEMPVSTDLLEANDDAPVIRMINSVLKQAIHGEASDIHLEAFERKSVVRFRVDGNLRDIVDMRKDLHAALVSRIKIMASLDIAEKRMPQDGRISLRIGGKAIDVRVSTLPTAHGERVVMRLLEKNYERLDLKTLGMADDTFASFDRLIHKPHGIVLVTGPTGSGKTTTLYGALLRLRNKTNNIMTVEDPIEYNLDGIGQTQVNPRIDMNFARALRAILRQDPDIVMIGEIRDLETAQIAVQASLTGHLVLATLHTNDAPSAVTRLIDMGIEPFLLSSTLLGVLGQRLIRLQCRSCLGKGCKECSESGYSGRAGIYELMMATESIKELIHNRSAESEIRKQAVNNGMRSLADDCQRWIDSGQSTVEEMMRVTGAVVVD; from the coding sequence ATGCAACGCATTCCTTTTGCCTACTCTAGGGATCATCAGGTCTTACTAAAGAGGGTGGTCGCTAATGAGCTAGTCGGTGGCGATGCTGAGACCTTCACCCTAATACACAGTCCTGCAACCGATTTATCAGTTGTTCATGAAATTTGCCGCTCAGTTGGCGCTGTGACGCGTATAGAGAAACCAAGCGCTGAAGTCATAGAAATGATTCATGCTTTTTATGCACAAGGAGATTCTGATGCATCTCAGGTGCTTGATGAGGTTGAGGACGCAGTAGACCTATCTCGCCTTCTGCAGGAAATGCCAGTCTCGACAGACTTATTGGAGGCAAACGATGATGCACCAGTCATCCGGATGATTAATAGTGTTTTAAAGCAAGCCATTCATGGTGAAGCATCTGATATTCATTTGGAGGCTTTTGAACGTAAATCCGTTGTTAGATTTAGGGTGGATGGTAATTTGCGTGACATTGTTGATATGCGTAAAGACTTGCATGCAGCTCTAGTATCTCGAATAAAAATCATGGCTTCCTTAGATATTGCTGAAAAGCGGATGCCACAGGACGGCAGAATTTCATTACGAATTGGTGGAAAAGCGATTGATGTGCGCGTATCTACTTTGCCAACTGCTCATGGTGAGCGTGTTGTGATGCGCTTGCTAGAAAAGAACTATGAGCGTTTGGACTTGAAGACTTTGGGCATGGCTGATGATACTTTTGCAAGTTTTGATCGGTTAATTCATAAGCCTCATGGAATTGTTTTGGTAACAGGGCCTACTGGCAGCGGTAAAACGACTACGCTCTACGGTGCTTTGCTGCGTCTACGGAATAAAACAAACAACATCATGACTGTGGAAGATCCTATCGAATACAACCTCGATGGCATTGGCCAAACTCAGGTCAACCCACGGATCGATATGAATTTTGCAAGGGCGTTGCGAGCGATTCTGCGCCAAGACCCAGACATTGTAATGATTGGGGAAATTCGAGACTTAGAGACTGCTCAGATTGCTGTGCAAGCTTCCTTGACAGGTCATTTGGTGTTAGCGACTCTACATACTAATGATGCTCCATCAGCAGTGACTCGTCTCATTGATATGGGCATTGAACCCTTTTTACTTTCATCAACACTATTGGGTGTCTTGGGCCAAAGACTCATTCGTCTGCAATGTCGATCATGTCTTGGTAAGGGCTGCAAGGAATGTAGTGAATCTGGTTATAGCGGTAGAGCGGGGATTTATGAACTCATGATGGCAACAGAATCCATTAAAGAGCTAATTCATAACCGTTCCGCTGAAAGTGAGATTCGTAAGCAGGCAGTAAATAATGGTATGCGAAGTCTGGCAGATGACTGTCAAAGATGGATTGATTCAGGGCAATCTACTGTCGAAGAAATGATGCGTGTTACTGGCGCGGTTGTAGTTGACTGA
- the gspD gene encoding type II secretion system secretin GspD: MAFMPIVSAQNNSPTESATITLSFNNADIESVASVVAKTTGQTILVDPQVKGTITLISNKPVTKTKALDSFSTALRTSGFALVETNGIYRVVTQADAKLVSTSVTTGKVKQEGDQIITRVFKLNYESANSLLPVLRPLVSPNNTINAYPGNNTIVVTDYASNIQRIATLIDSIDAPTSTDVQTIKLQYAFASDVASILTKVLDNGATATADPALKTMILAEPRSNSILVRSSSPERVRQVRILVAKLDTPGNKNGNIWVVPLKNAEASKLAVTLRALVAADAALSAQVASSSNAPSTLASAPQQNTLGATQSAASSAAGINLATSALTSSSNPNIGGFIQAEPATNSILITGSEPLYRSLRQVIEQLDLRRNQVYIESLIVEVSNETAAELGIQWNFLIGSGNQNVGFGSTNYGPPGQNQGVGGNIFGLNQNVNNLVNGGASTGGVPVAPAPGLNLGLISRFNGTYAMSALVRALQTATGTNILSTPNLITLDNEEARIIVGQNVPILTGSYSTTGSTSTVTPFQTYVRQDVGILLRVRPQISDNGIVKMQIYQEVSSVAAQTTSGIVLNKRNIESNVLVDDGQMVVLGGLISDEYADGSSGVPFLSSIPLIGQLFRYDNKNRVKRNLLVFMRPYVLRDKNQADEITSNRLSLMQGKEDQFKQLPMLLPKETGLPSVENSAEPIMTPRLPANSINTKPVVTRSLPPEASGNAPVLPTNNSSAN, encoded by the coding sequence ATGGCATTTATGCCAATTGTGTCTGCACAAAATAATTCCCCTACTGAATCTGCAACTATTACGCTATCGTTTAATAATGCTGATATTGAATCAGTAGCCAGCGTAGTTGCAAAAACGACGGGTCAAACTATATTGGTTGACCCGCAAGTGAAAGGCACCATTACGCTGATTAGTAATAAACCAGTTACCAAAACAAAAGCACTAGATTCTTTTTCCACTGCATTGCGTACTTCTGGATTTGCTTTGGTTGAGACTAATGGTATTTATCGGGTCGTTACCCAAGCAGATGCTAAGTTGGTAAGTACCTCGGTTACAACTGGCAAGGTAAAGCAAGAGGGTGATCAAATTATTACTCGGGTCTTTAAGCTCAATTACGAGTCAGCCAACAGCTTATTGCCAGTATTGCGCCCATTAGTTTCGCCAAACAATACGATTAATGCCTACCCTGGCAATAACACCATCGTGGTAACGGACTACGCTAGCAATATTCAGAGAATTGCTACTTTGATTGATTCTATAGATGCTCCCACATCTACTGATGTGCAGACCATTAAATTGCAATACGCTTTTGCAAGTGATGTGGCATCAATCTTAACGAAAGTACTTGATAACGGCGCGACTGCAACTGCTGACCCAGCATTAAAGACGATGATTTTGGCTGAGCCTCGGAGTAATTCAATTTTGGTTCGCAGCTCTAGTCCTGAGCGAGTTAGGCAAGTGCGTATCTTGGTAGCCAAGCTTGATACTCCTGGAAATAAGAATGGCAATATTTGGGTGGTACCACTAAAAAATGCTGAGGCTAGTAAGCTGGCTGTTACCTTGCGTGCCTTGGTGGCAGCGGATGCAGCCTTATCTGCACAAGTCGCTAGTTCAAGCAATGCCCCTTCCACACTTGCTAGCGCTCCTCAGCAAAATACCCTAGGGGCAACGCAATCTGCAGCATCCTCTGCCGCAGGAATAAACTTAGCTACCTCAGCATTAACGAGCTCAAGTAATCCTAATATTGGCGGCTTTATTCAAGCTGAGCCTGCAACTAACTCAATTCTAATTACTGGTAGTGAGCCCTTATATCGAAGCCTTAGACAGGTCATCGAGCAGTTAGATTTGCGCCGCAATCAGGTCTATATCGAATCCCTGATTGTAGAAGTGAGTAATGAAACTGCTGCAGAGCTAGGAATTCAGTGGAACTTCCTCATAGGATCTGGCAACCAAAACGTTGGATTTGGCAGTACGAATTACGGACCCCCTGGTCAAAATCAAGGCGTAGGAGGGAATATTTTTGGGCTCAATCAAAATGTAAATAACCTTGTCAATGGTGGAGCTAGTACAGGCGGTGTTCCAGTTGCGCCTGCCCCAGGTTTGAATTTAGGTTTGATTAGTCGATTCAATGGTACCTATGCCATGTCTGCCTTAGTGAGAGCGCTTCAGACGGCAACTGGTACCAATATTTTATCAACCCCGAATTTGATTACTTTAGACAATGAAGAGGCACGCATCATTGTTGGGCAGAACGTTCCGATTCTGACTGGCTCTTACTCAACAACTGGCTCTACATCGACCGTGACACCTTTCCAGACTTACGTTCGGCAGGATGTGGGAATTTTATTGAGAGTTAGGCCGCAAATTTCTGATAACGGCATCGTCAAAATGCAGATCTACCAAGAGGTATCTTCAGTAGCTGCACAAACAACTTCTGGAATTGTTTTGAATAAGCGCAACATTGAATCCAATGTTTTAGTCGATGATGGGCAAATGGTGGTTCTGGGCGGGTTAATTTCTGATGAGTATGCAGATGGATCTAGCGGCGTTCCATTTTTAAGCAGTATCCCTTTGATTGGTCAACTATTTCGTTATGACAACAAGAATCGGGTAAAGCGTAATCTTTTGGTATTTATGCGCCCCTACGTTCTGCGAGATAAGAACCAGGCAGATGAGATTACCAGCAATCGTCTAAGCCTGATGCAAGGCAAAGAAGATCAATTTAAGCAGTTACCAATGTTGCTGCCTAAAGAAACTGGTTTGCCTAGCGTAGAAAATTCTGCGGAGCCCATCATGACCCCTAGGTTGCCAGCCAACAGCATTAATACGAAGCCAGTAGTAACTAGATCGCTTCCCCCTGAGGCTTCTGGTAATGCTCCCGTACTACCTACTAACAATTCTTCAGCAAATTAG
- the gspN gene encoding type II secretion system protein N, whose translation MNLFLNSSAKSISKVFWMIALSVILAILISQTPASTLASTIDRQSDCRVVLHQPIGTIWNGSAALGFSEPDLASGSCRAPVALTERLTWNTQCSVVNGQCLVEINFVSLDKPLLITIGLNQIKVTAGEMTLPASILEAFGNPWSTLRPRGQLLAQWGDLQKGADTTGVIRLHMNNVSSPISVVKPLGSYEIKANLGQAGTSFAIDTTAGPLLLNGKGELGAKDSSGVHFLGSAHAAPEAEDSLIGLLSLLGKKDGDIYRMQY comes from the coding sequence ATGAATCTTTTCTTAAATTCATCTGCTAAAAGTATTTCTAAAGTATTCTGGATGATTGCGCTATCAGTGATATTGGCGATCCTCATATCGCAGACTCCTGCCTCGACTTTAGCTAGCACAATCGATCGCCAATCGGATTGCCGCGTGGTTTTGCACCAACCCATTGGAACTATTTGGAATGGAAGTGCCGCACTCGGTTTCTCTGAGCCAGACTTAGCGAGCGGTTCTTGCCGAGCGCCAGTTGCCTTAACAGAAAGATTGACTTGGAATACTCAATGCAGCGTGGTGAATGGCCAGTGTCTGGTTGAAATCAATTTTGTATCACTTGATAAGCCATTACTGATTACCATTGGCCTTAATCAAATTAAAGTTACCGCTGGTGAAATGACATTGCCTGCTTCTATCCTTGAAGCCTTTGGTAATCCTTGGAGCACGCTGCGTCCTCGTGGTCAGCTCTTAGCACAATGGGGCGATCTTCAAAAGGGCGCCGATACTACGGGAGTTATTCGACTGCATATGAATAATGTAAGTAGCCCTATTAGTGTAGTAAAGCCATTGGGCAGTTATGAAATCAAAGCTAATTTGGGTCAAGCAGGAACCTCTTTTGCTATTGATACCACTGCAGGCCCTCTCTTGCTTAACGGCAAAGGAGAGCTTGGCGCTAAAGATAGTTCAGGTGTGCATTTTTTGGGCAGCGCTCATGCAGCACCTGAGGCAGAAGACTCTTTAATTGGTTTGCTATCTTTGTTGGGGAAAAAAGATGGCGATATTTATCGTATGCAGTATTAA